Proteins encoded within one genomic window of Mycolicibacterium aubagnense:
- the mscL gene encoding large-conductance mechanosensitive channel protein MscL, with the protein MLKGFKAFLAQGNIVDLAVAVVIGAAFTTLVKAFTDQVIQPLIASIGAGGDHSYGILRIHLLGDNYMDLNAVLSAAINFVLVAAVIYFVVVLPYSRFRNAKEEAIKQEVELLTQIRDLLDAKNVKNDETK; encoded by the coding sequence ATGCTTAAGGGCTTCAAAGCGTTCCTCGCCCAGGGGAACATCGTCGATCTGGCCGTCGCAGTGGTCATCGGCGCGGCCTTCACCACGCTGGTGAAGGCATTCACCGACCAGGTCATCCAACCGCTGATCGCGAGCATCGGCGCCGGCGGCGACCATTCCTACGGCATCCTGCGCATCCACCTGCTCGGCGACAACTACATGGACCTGAATGCCGTCCTCAGCGCGGCGATCAACTTCGTCCTGGTCGCGGCCGTCATCTACTTCGTGGTCGTGCTGCCGTACAGCAGGTTTCGCAACGCCAAGGAGGAAGCGATCAAGCAGGAAGTCGAACTTCTGACGCAGATCCGCGACCTGCTGGACGCGAAGAACGTGAAGAACGACGAGACGAAGTAG
- a CDS encoding response regulator transcription factor codes for MRILVVDDDRAVRESLRRSLTFNGYSVELAQDGVEALERISSDRPDAVVLDDMMPRLDGRGVCRQLRSSGDDLPVLMLTARDSIDERVAGLDAGADDYLPKPFALEELLARMRALLRRTGPADGAESAALTFSDLSLDPVTREVTRGSRSISLTRTEFSLLEMLIHNPRRVLSRSRILEEVWGFDFPTSGNALEVYVGYLRRKTEAEGEPRLIHTVRGVGYVLRETPP; via the coding sequence GTGCGAATCCTTGTAGTCGACGATGACCGCGCTGTGCGTGAATCATTGCGTCGGTCACTGACTTTCAACGGGTACTCGGTCGAACTGGCCCAAGACGGTGTCGAGGCGCTGGAACGCATCTCCAGCGACCGGCCTGACGCCGTGGTGCTCGACGACATGATGCCCCGGCTGGACGGCCGAGGCGTCTGCCGTCAGCTGCGCAGCAGCGGGGATGACCTTCCCGTGCTGATGCTGACGGCCCGTGACTCGATCGACGAGCGGGTGGCCGGCCTCGACGCCGGCGCCGACGACTACCTGCCGAAGCCGTTCGCACTCGAGGAACTGCTGGCGCGGATGCGGGCCTTGCTCCGCCGCACCGGCCCCGCCGACGGTGCCGAGTCGGCCGCGCTGACCTTCTCCGACCTCAGCCTCGACCCGGTGACGCGTGAGGTCACCCGCGGCTCCCGGTCGATCAGCCTGACCCGCACCGAGTTCTCGCTGCTCGAGATGCTCATTCACAACCCGCGCCGCGTGCTCAGCCGTAGCCGGATCCTCGAAGAGGTGTGGGGCTTCGACTTTCCGACGTCGGGCAATGCCCTGGAGGTCTACGTCGGGTACCTGCGCCGCAAGACCGAGGCCGAGGGAGAGCCGCGCCTGATCCACACCGTGCGCGGCGTGGGTTACGTGCTGCGTGAGACCCCACCCTGA
- a CDS encoding acyclic terpene utilization AtuA family protein has product MTSPAVRIGNCSGFYGDRLAAMHEMLAGGELDYLTGDYLAELTMLILARDRAKNPDLGYAKTFLRQLEQSLGLALDKGVKIVANAGGLNPAGLATAVRALAERLGLSVNVAHVEGDDLVGRAAELGFGAATAATSGGGTPLSANAYLGAWGIVDCLKSGADVVVTGRVTDASVIVGPAAAHFGWTRTDYDALAGAVAAGHVIECGTQATGGNFSFFTEIPDLIRPGFPLAEISADGSSVITKHPGTGGRVSVDTVTAQLLYEITGARYANPDTTLRVDSLELTSDGEDRVRISGVRGEAPPPTLKVSLNSIGGFRNAASFVLTGLDIEAKADLLRRQLEASMTVRPAELQWTLARTDHPDADTEERASALLHCVVRDPDPAKVGRKFSAAAVELALASYPGFTTTAPPGDGQVYGLFKPGYVDATSVPHVAVRPDGTRVDIAPSTETLALGPVDDPALPEPLPAGPTRRAPLGTIAGARSGDKGGSANVGVWVRTDDQWRWLAHTLTVEKLRELLPETAELPVTRHLLPNLRAINFVIEGILGEGVAYQARFDPQAKGLGEWLRTRHLDIPEELIS; this is encoded by the coding sequence GTGACATCACCAGCAGTCCGGATCGGAAACTGCTCAGGGTTCTATGGCGACCGGCTGGCGGCAATGCACGAGATGCTCGCCGGGGGTGAGCTGGACTACCTGACCGGCGACTATCTCGCCGAGCTCACCATGCTCATCCTCGCTCGAGACCGCGCCAAGAACCCCGACCTCGGCTACGCCAAGACCTTCCTGCGTCAGCTGGAACAGTCCCTGGGTCTGGCCCTCGACAAGGGCGTGAAGATCGTGGCCAACGCCGGCGGCCTCAACCCGGCCGGCCTGGCGACCGCCGTGCGGGCATTGGCCGAGCGGCTCGGCCTCTCCGTGAACGTGGCGCACGTCGAAGGCGACGACCTCGTCGGCCGCGCCGCCGAGCTGGGCTTCGGAGCCGCAACGGCGGCGACATCAGGCGGAGGCACGCCCCTGTCGGCCAACGCCTACCTCGGCGCCTGGGGCATCGTGGACTGCCTGAAGTCGGGGGCCGATGTCGTGGTCACCGGCCGCGTCACCGACGCCTCGGTGATCGTCGGACCGGCCGCCGCGCACTTCGGCTGGACCCGCACCGACTACGACGCACTCGCCGGCGCGGTCGCCGCGGGCCACGTCATCGAATGCGGCACTCAGGCGACGGGCGGCAACTTCAGCTTCTTCACCGAGATTCCCGACCTCATCCGCCCGGGGTTCCCCTTGGCCGAGATTTCCGCGGACGGCTCGTCGGTGATCACCAAGCACCCCGGCACGGGTGGCCGCGTCAGCGTCGACACCGTCACCGCGCAGCTGCTGTACGAGATCACCGGGGCGCGCTACGCCAACCCCGACACCACCTTGCGGGTCGACTCGCTGGAGCTGACCTCCGATGGCGAGGACCGCGTACGCATCTCCGGAGTACGCGGCGAGGCACCGCCACCCACGTTGAAGGTGTCGCTCAACAGTATCGGCGGCTTCCGCAACGCCGCGTCGTTCGTCCTCACCGGCCTGGACATCGAGGCAAAGGCCGACCTGCTGCGGCGCCAGCTGGAAGCCAGCATGACGGTGCGCCCGGCCGAGCTGCAGTGGACGCTGGCCCGCACCGATCATCCCGACGCCGACACCGAGGAACGCGCCAGCGCGTTGTTGCACTGTGTGGTGCGCGATCCCGATCCAGCCAAGGTGGGTCGCAAATTCTCCGCGGCTGCAGTCGAACTCGCGCTGGCCAGCTACCCGGGATTCACGACCACCGCCCCGCCGGGCGACGGCCAGGTGTACGGCCTCTTCAAGCCTGGCTACGTCGATGCGACATCGGTGCCGCACGTGGCGGTGCGGCCCGACGGCACCCGGGTCGATATCGCGCCATCCACGGAGACTCTGGCGCTGGGTCCGGTCGACGATCCGGCACTGCCGGAGCCGCTGCCCGCCGGGCCCACCCGCCGGGCACCGCTGGGCACCATCGCCGGCGCCCGCAGCGGCGACAAAGGAGGATCGGCCAATGTCGGCGTCTGGGTCCGCACTGACGACCAATGGCGTTGGCTCGCACACACCTTGACGGTCGAGAAGCTGCGTGAGCTGCTGCCCGAGACGGCCGAGCTGCCCGTGACGCGACACCTGCTGCCCAACCTGCGCGCCATCAACTTCGTCATCGAGGGCATCCTCGGCGAAGGCGTCGCGTATCAGGCCCGATTCGATCCCCAGGCCAAAGGCCTTGGGGAATGGCTACGAACCCGTCATCTCGATATCCCGGAGGAACTGATTTCGTGA
- the rpmF gene encoding 50S ribosomal protein L32, translating into MAVPKRRMSRSNTRSRRAQWKAEATGLVSVNVAGQARKVPRRLLKAARLGLIDLDRRA; encoded by the coding sequence ATGGCTGTGCCCAAGCGCAGGATGTCGCGCTCGAACACCCGTAGCCGTCGCGCGCAGTGGAAGGCCGAGGCCACCGGCCTGGTCAGCGTGAACGTCGCAGGTCAGGCGCGCAAGGTGCCGCGTCGTCTGCTGAAGGCCGCGCGTCTGGGTCTGATCGACCTCGACCGCCGCGCCTGA
- a CDS encoding HAMP domain-containing sensor histidine kinase has product MPVTTPDGAVQHDASSVSLKWRVMLLAMSMVAMVVVLMSVAVYVVVSKALYGDIDNQLHSRAQLLIESGSLAVDPGKAIEGTAYSDVNAMYVIPGRSIYTANQQGETLPLGAPEKDVIAGKLLMSLRTTNYQRVLAVHLQSGNSLLISKNLWPTSQVLKRLGTILLIVGGIGMAVAAIAGGTVARTGLRPVARLTEATERVARTDDLRPIPVYGNDELARLTEAFNMMLRALAESRDRQARLVSDAGHELRTPLTSLRTNVELLMAAMAPGAPPFPEEEMAGLQADVIAQIEELSTLVGDLVDLTRDDAGVTIHEPVEMAEVVDRSLERVRRRRNDIDFDVDIAGWQVYGDGAGLSRAVLNLLDNAAKWSPAGSVVRVRLGRIDPTHAELVVSDWGPGIPPQERALVFERFYRSTTARAMPGSGLGLAIVKQVVLKHGGALRIEDTVPGGTPPGTSIHLVLPGRPSGMTATHRPSGLDVTGVTTENEAARTGEEV; this is encoded by the coding sequence ATGCCGGTGACGACGCCGGACGGTGCGGTGCAACACGACGCCAGCTCGGTATCGCTGAAATGGCGCGTCATGCTGCTCGCGATGTCGATGGTGGCCATGGTCGTCGTCCTCATGTCGGTCGCGGTGTACGTCGTGGTGTCCAAGGCGCTGTACGGCGACATCGACAACCAGTTGCACAGCCGTGCGCAACTGCTGATCGAGAGCGGCTCCCTGGCCGTCGACCCCGGCAAGGCCATCGAAGGCACGGCATACTCGGACGTCAACGCGATGTACGTCATCCCGGGGCGGTCCATCTACACCGCGAACCAGCAGGGGGAGACGCTGCCGCTCGGGGCGCCGGAGAAGGACGTCATCGCCGGCAAGCTGCTGATGTCGTTGCGCACCACCAACTATCAGCGCGTGCTGGCTGTGCACCTGCAGTCGGGCAACTCCCTGCTGATCTCCAAGAATCTGTGGCCCACCAGCCAGGTGCTCAAGCGTCTCGGCACCATTTTGCTCATCGTGGGTGGAATCGGCATGGCTGTCGCCGCCATCGCCGGCGGCACCGTGGCGCGTACCGGGCTGAGACCCGTGGCCCGATTGACCGAGGCCACCGAACGCGTGGCCCGCACCGACGACCTGCGCCCCATTCCGGTGTACGGCAACGACGAATTGGCCCGGCTGACAGAGGCTTTCAACATGATGCTGCGGGCGCTCGCCGAGTCGAGGGACCGGCAGGCCCGCTTGGTGTCCGACGCCGGTCATGAGTTGCGCACACCGCTGACGTCGCTGCGGACCAATGTCGAACTGCTGATGGCGGCCATGGCGCCCGGGGCGCCGCCGTTCCCGGAGGAGGAGATGGCGGGTCTGCAAGCCGACGTCATCGCCCAGATCGAGGAGCTGTCCACACTGGTCGGTGACCTGGTGGACCTGACCCGCGACGACGCCGGCGTGACGATCCACGAGCCCGTCGAGATGGCCGAGGTTGTCGACCGCAGTCTCGAGCGAGTTCGCCGCCGCCGCAACGACATTGACTTCGACGTCGACATCGCCGGTTGGCAGGTGTACGGCGACGGCGCAGGATTGTCGAGGGCAGTGCTGAACTTGCTCGACAACGCCGCCAAGTGGAGTCCGGCGGGCTCGGTGGTGCGAGTTCGGTTGGGGCGCATCGACCCGACGCATGCCGAGCTGGTGGTCTCCGACTGGGGACCGGGTATCCCGCCGCAGGAGCGTGCGCTGGTGTTCGAGCGTTTCTACCGATCGACCACGGCCCGGGCAATGCCCGGTTCGGGCTTGGGGCTGGCGATCGTCAAGCAGGTGGTGCTCAAACACGGTGGCGCGCTGCGGATCGAGGACACCGTCCCGGGCGGGACGCCACCCGGAACCTCGATCCACCTCGTACTGCCGGGACGGCCCTCCGGTATGACCGCAACACACCGGCCCTCTGGGCTGGACGTAACGGGTGTGACCACGGAAAATGAAGCTGCCCGGACGGGGGAGGAAGTCTAG
- a CDS encoding MogA/MoaB family molybdenum cofactor biosynthesis protein translates to MSEAGYTVTGMEQAGELAGRALVVVVDDRTAHGEEDHSGPLVTELLGEAGFLVDGVVVVPADEIEIRNALNTAVIGGVDLVISVGGTGVSPRDVTPEATRTMLDRELLGIAEALRSSGLAAGISDAGLSRGLAGVSGSTLVVNIAGSRASVRDGMATLGPLAAYIIAQLSSLDI, encoded by the coding sequence ATGTCAGAGGCGGGATATACGGTGACAGGCATGGAACAGGCAGGGGAATTGGCCGGGCGCGCACTCGTCGTGGTCGTGGATGACCGGACGGCGCACGGCGAAGAGGATCACAGCGGCCCGTTGGTCACCGAACTGCTCGGTGAGGCCGGCTTCCTTGTCGACGGCGTGGTGGTCGTCCCGGCTGACGAGATCGAGATTCGCAACGCCCTCAACACCGCGGTGATCGGTGGTGTCGACCTCGTCATCTCCGTCGGCGGTACCGGGGTCAGCCCCCGCGATGTGACGCCCGAAGCCACGCGCACCATGCTTGATCGTGAGCTGCTCGGCATCGCCGAGGCGCTGCGCTCGTCGGGTCTGGCCGCGGGTATCTCGGACGCGGGCCTCTCGCGTGGCCTGGCGGGAGTCTCCGGAAGCACGCTCGTGGTCAACATCGCGGGCTCGCGCGCGTCGGTGCGTGACGGTATGGCGACGCTGGGACCGCTGGCGGCGTACATCATCGCGCAGCTGTCCAGCCTCGACATCTGA
- a CDS encoding MspA family porin, with amino-acid sequence MKAFSRVLVALVAALASLFFGAGTSHAGLDNELSLVDGQDRTLTVQQWDTFLNGVFPLDRNRLTREWFHSGRAKYKCDGKACDQFAGTLELGYQIGFPWSLGVGINFSYTTPNILLDDVNPFSFAGGGGGGIITPNLFPGVSISADLGNGPGIQEVATFSVDVSGPAGGVAVSNAHGTVTGAAGGVLLRPFARLIAKTGDSVTTYGEPWNMN; translated from the coding sequence ATGAAGGCATTCAGTCGGGTGCTGGTAGCACTGGTGGCGGCGCTGGCGTCGCTGTTTTTCGGGGCGGGTACGTCTCATGCGGGTCTGGACAATGAGCTGAGCCTGGTCGATGGTCAGGATCGGACGTTGACGGTGCAGCAGTGGGACACGTTCCTCAACGGGGTGTTCCCGTTGGACCGCAACCGGCTGACGCGTGAGTGGTTCCATTCGGGTCGGGCCAAGTACAAGTGCGACGGTAAGGCCTGCGATCAGTTCGCGGGGACGTTGGAGCTGGGTTACCAGATCGGTTTCCCGTGGTCGCTGGGTGTGGGTATCAACTTCAGTTACACGACGCCGAACATCCTGCTCGATGACGTGAACCCGTTCAGCTTCGCTGGTGGTGGTGGTGGCGGCATCATCACGCCGAACCTGTTCCCGGGTGTGTCGATTTCGGCTGACTTGGGCAATGGTCCGGGTATTCAGGAAGTTGCGACGTTCTCGGTGGATGTGTCGGGTCCGGCCGGCGGTGTGGCGGTCTCGAATGCTCACGGCACGGTGACCGGTGCGGCCGGTGGTGTGCTGCTGCGTCCGTTTGCCCGCTTGATCGCCAAGACCGGCGACTCGGTGACCACCTACGGCGAACCCTGGAACATGAACTAG
- a CDS encoding MspA family porin: MKAFSRVLVALVAALASLFFGAGTSHAGLDNELSLVDGQDRTLTVQQWDTFLNGVFPLDRNRLTREWFHSGRAKYKCDGKACDQFAGTLELGYQIGFPWSLGVGINFSYTTPNILLDDVNPFSFAAGGGGGIITPNLFPGVSISADLGNGPGIQEVATFSVDVSGPAGGVAVSNAHGTVTGAAGGVLLRPFARLIAKTGDSVTTYGEPWNMN, encoded by the coding sequence ATGAAGGCATTCAGTCGGGTGCTGGTAGCACTGGTGGCGGCGCTGGCGTCGCTGTTTTTCGGGGCGGGTACGTCTCATGCGGGTCTGGACAATGAGCTGAGCCTGGTCGATGGTCAGGATCGGACGTTGACGGTGCAGCAGTGGGACACGTTCCTCAACGGGGTGTTCCCGTTGGACCGCAACCGGCTGACGCGTGAGTGGTTCCATTCGGGTCGGGCCAAGTACAAGTGCGACGGTAAGGCCTGCGATCAGTTCGCGGGGACGTTGGAGCTGGGTTACCAGATCGGTTTCCCGTGGTCGCTGGGTGTGGGTATCAACTTCAGTTACACGACGCCGAACATCCTGCTCGATGACGTGAACCCGTTCAGCTTCGCCGCTGGTGGTGGTGGCGGCATCATCACGCCGAACCTGTTCCCGGGTGTGTCGATTTCGGCTGACTTGGGCAATGGTCCGGGTATTCAGGAAGTTGCGACGTTCTCGGTGGATGTGTCGGGTCCGGCCGGCGGTGTGGCGGTCTCGAATGCTCACGGCACGGTGACCGGTGCGGCCGGTGGTGTGCTGCTGCGTCCGTTTGCCCGCTTGATCGCCAAGACCGGTGATAGCGTCACCACCTACGGAGAACCCTGGAATATGAACTAG
- a CDS encoding S1C family serine protease, translated as MTNHPRYSQQPESGRRPDSYQSAPGHGAPQQQGSSYDWRYSGHQQGQNSGQYPTGSYATGQYPTGQHQTGQHQTGSYATGQYSTGQYGSQPYGPYRTGPQDARSTIAPRPHGGPQNRSRTGLLVAGMAAVALVSAGIGGGIVMLAQPDYSSSSTSFGGAAHGQHAGNAPIGSVEQVAAKVVPSVVKLETDMGRSSEEGSGIILSADGLILTNNHVVAGAKDVPGAPPGAPPVQTKVTFNSGNTATFQIVGTDPSSDIAVVRAKGVSGLTPIQLGSSSNLVVGQQVVAVGSPLGLQGTVTEGIISSLNRPVAAGGDAKNQNTVLDAIQTDAAINPGNSGGALVNMSGELVGINSAIATLGGDSGQSQSGSIGLGFAIPVDQAKRIADELIKNGIASHASLGVQVGNDKAIDGAKIVDVTNGGAAQSAGLPSGVVVTKVDDRVISSADALVAAVRSKAPGDKVTLTYLDTAGKPQTVQVTLGKAQQ; from the coding sequence ATGACGAATCACCCGAGGTACTCGCAGCAGCCCGAGTCCGGTCGGCGTCCTGATTCCTATCAGTCCGCGCCCGGCCACGGCGCGCCGCAGCAGCAGGGGTCGTCATACGACTGGCGGTACTCGGGCCATCAGCAAGGCCAGAACAGCGGGCAGTACCCCACGGGGAGCTACGCCACTGGTCAGTACCCGACGGGACAACACCAGACCGGACAACACCAGACCGGCTCGTACGCCACCGGTCAGTATTCGACCGGGCAGTACGGTTCGCAGCCGTACGGCCCATACCGCACCGGCCCGCAAGACGCCCGATCGACCATCGCACCCAGGCCTCACGGGGGACCGCAAAACCGCTCCCGCACTGGGCTTTTGGTCGCAGGAATGGCTGCCGTCGCACTGGTGTCGGCGGGCATCGGCGGCGGCATCGTGATGCTGGCCCAGCCCGACTATTCGAGCAGTTCGACTTCGTTCGGCGGTGCCGCACATGGACAGCACGCCGGCAACGCGCCGATCGGCTCGGTCGAGCAGGTGGCCGCCAAAGTGGTGCCGAGCGTGGTGAAACTGGAGACGGACATGGGCCGGTCGTCCGAAGAGGGCTCGGGCATCATCTTGTCCGCGGACGGGCTGATCCTGACCAACAACCACGTGGTGGCCGGCGCCAAGGATGTTCCCGGTGCTCCGCCCGGCGCCCCGCCCGTGCAGACCAAGGTCACGTTCAACAGCGGCAACACCGCTACCTTCCAGATCGTCGGTACCGACCCGAGCAGCGATATCGCCGTGGTGCGGGCCAAGGGCGTCTCGGGTCTCACGCCCATTCAGTTGGGTTCGTCGTCCAACCTGGTGGTGGGGCAGCAGGTGGTGGCCGTCGGTTCGCCGCTGGGTCTGCAGGGCACCGTGACCGAGGGCATCATCAGCTCCCTGAACCGCCCCGTCGCCGCCGGCGGTGACGCCAAGAACCAGAACACCGTGCTGGACGCCATCCAGACCGACGCCGCGATCAACCCCGGTAACTCCGGTGGCGCGCTGGTCAATATGAGCGGCGAGCTGGTCGGCATCAACTCGGCCATCGCGACGCTGGGCGGGGATTCCGGCCAGTCGCAGAGCGGCTCGATCGGTCTGGGCTTCGCCATTCCGGTCGACCAAGCCAAGCGCATCGCCGATGAACTGATCAAGAACGGCATCGCCAGCCACGCGTCGCTCGGCGTGCAGGTGGGCAATGACAAGGCCATCGACGGTGCCAAGATCGTCGACGTGACCAACGGCGGCGCGGCCCAGTCGGCCGGCCTGCCCAGCGGTGTGGTGGTGACCAAGGTGGATGACCGGGTGATCAGCAGCGCCGACGCATTGGTTGCTGCGGTGCGCTCGAAGGCCCCCGGCGACAAGGTCACCTTGACCTACCTGGACACGGCGGGCAAACCGCAGACGGTTCAGGTGACTCTGGGTAAGGCTCAGCAGTGA
- a CDS encoding MspA family porin, translating into MAALLVSVLVGVSSLFLAAGTSHAGVDNELSLIDGQDRTLTVQQCDTFLNGVFPLDRNRLTREWFHSGRAKYNCAGAGCDEFAGTLELGYQIGFPWSLGVGINFSYQTPNILLDNVSPATLAGIGWGGIITPNLFPGLSISADLGNGPGIQEVTTFSVDVSGPAGSVAVSNAHGTVTGAFGGVLLRPFARLVSQTGDSVATYGEPWNMN; encoded by the coding sequence TTGGCGGCGTTGTTGGTGTCAGTGCTGGTCGGTGTGTCGTCATTGTTCCTGGCAGCGGGTACGTCGCATGCCGGCGTCGACAATGAGCTGAGTTTGATCGACGGCCAGGATCGGACGTTGACGGTGCAGCAGTGCGACACGTTCCTCAACGGGGTGTTCCCGTTGGACCGCAACCGGCTGACGCGTGAGTGGTTCCATTCGGGTCGGGCCAAGTACAACTGCGCCGGCGCGGGCTGCGACGAGTTCGCGGGGACATTGGAGTTGGGGTACCAGATCGGTTTCCCGTGGTCGCTGGGTGTGGGTATCAACTTCAGCTATCAGACGCCGAACATCTTGCTGGACAACGTATCTCCAGCGACATTGGCCGGCATCGGCTGGGGTGGCATCATCACGCCGAACCTGTTCCCTGGGCTGTCGATTTCCGCTGACTTGGGCAATGGCCCCGGCATCCAGGAGGTGACGACGTTCTCCGTCGATGTGTCCGGTCCGGCCGGTTCGGTGGCGGTGTCGAACGCGCACGGCACCGTGACCGGTGCCTTCGGTGGTGTCCTGTTGCGTCCCTTCGCGCGGTTGGTTTCCCAGACCGGCGATTCGGTGGCCACCTACGGCGAACCGTGGAACATGAACTGA
- a CDS encoding MspA family porin: MKAFSRVLVALVAALASLFFGAGTSHAGLDNELSLVDGQDRTLTVQQWDTFLNGVFPLDRNRLTREWFHSGRAKYKCDGKACDQFAGTLELGYQIGFPWSLGVGINFSYTTPNILLDDVNPFSFAAGGGGGIITPNLFPGVSISADLGNGPGIQEVATFSVDVSGPAGGVAVSNAHGTVTGAAGGVLLRPFARLIAKTGDSVTTYGEPWNMN, encoded by the coding sequence ATGAAGGCATTCAGTCGGGTGCTGGTAGCACTGGTGGCGGCGCTGGCGTCGCTGTTTTTCGGGGCGGGTACGTCTCATGCGGGTCTGGACAATGAGCTGAGCCTGGTCGATGGTCAGGATCGGACGTTGACGGTGCAGCAGTGGGACACGTTCCTCAACGGGGTGTTCCCGTTGGACCGCAACCGGCTGACGCGTGAGTGGTTCCATTCGGGTCGGGCCAAGTACAAGTGCGACGGTAAGGCCTGCGATCAGTTCGCGGGGACGTTGGAGCTGGGTTACCAGATCGGTTTCCCGTGGTCGCTGGGTGTGGGTATCAACTTCAGTTACACGACGCCGAACATCCTGCTCGATGACGTGAACCCGTTCAGCTTCGCCGCTGGTGGTGGTGGCGGCATCATCACGCCGAACCTGTTCCCGGGTGTGTCGATTTCGGCTGACTTGGGCAATGGTCCGGGTATTCAGGAAGTTGCGACGTTCTCGGTGGATGTGTCGGGTCCGGCCGGCGGTGTGGCGGTCTCGAATGCTCACGGCACGGTGACCGGTGCGGCCGGTGGTGTGCTGCTGCGTCCGTTTGCCCGCTTGATCGCCAAGACCGGCGACTCAGTGACCACCTACGGCGAACCCTGGAACATGAATTAG